One window from the genome of Fulvivirga lutea encodes:
- the cysC gene encoding adenylyl-sulfate kinase: MAENIHPIFDKSLKSSDKEVLLNQKGIVIWMIGLSGSGKSTLATGLENMLHQKNVYTMLLDGDNLRTGVNNNLGFSEEDRTENIRRAAETAKLFANNGVVTICSFISPTKEIREMSSKIIGDKYYEVFVSCPLEICEERDVKGLYAKARRGEIKNFTGIDSPFVEPDNSQLVLKTDQLSLEESLDILFNNVIKKVKE; the protein is encoded by the coding sequence ATGGCAGAGAATATTCACCCAATTTTTGATAAATCGTTAAAAAGCTCGGATAAAGAGGTATTGCTAAATCAAAAGGGTATAGTCATTTGGATGATTGGTCTGTCTGGTTCGGGTAAAAGTACTTTGGCAACAGGACTTGAGAATATGCTTCACCAAAAGAATGTATATACAATGCTATTAGATGGTGACAATCTTAGAACTGGCGTAAACAACAATCTGGGATTTAGTGAAGAGGACAGAACGGAGAACATCAGAAGAGCGGCTGAAACTGCCAAACTATTTGCTAATAATGGTGTGGTTACTATTTGTTCCTTTATTAGCCCAACTAAGGAAATTAGAGAAATGTCATCAAAAATTATCGGTGATAAATACTATGAAGTTTTTGTTAGTTGTCCATTAGAAATCTGCGAGGAGCGAGATGTCAAAGGGCTGTATGCAAAAGCCAGAAGAGGTGAAATCAAAAATTTTACTGGTATTGACTCCCCTTTTGTTGAGCCAGACAATTCACAACTTGTTTTAAAAACAGATCAATTATCTCTTGAGGAATCACTAGATATTTTATTTAATAATGTCATAAAAAAAGTAAAGGAATAA
- the cysD gene encoding sulfate adenylyltransferase subunit CysD — protein sequence MPSYNLSHLDQLEAEAIFIFREVAAQFEKPVILFSGGKDSITMVHLARKAFWPAKVPFPLLHIDTGHNFPEALEFRDNLAKKYNVTLDVGLVQDSIDRGTAQEERGVNPSRNSLQSITLLEKLEEGAYDAAFGGGRRDEEKARAKERFFSHRDDFGQWDPKNQRPELWNLYNGKKAVGESFRIFPISNWTEMDVWQYIKKEKIELPSIYFSHKRNVVNRGGVWIAESPYNTLLEGEKYEERVIRYRTLGCMTITGAVESEASTLDAIIEEVAAARQTERGNRADDKRSEAAMEDRKKQGYF from the coding sequence ATGCCCTCATATAATTTATCACATTTAGATCAACTAGAAGCTGAAGCAATTTTTATTTTCAGAGAGGTAGCAGCGCAGTTTGAAAAGCCTGTCATTCTTTTTTCAGGTGGAAAAGATTCCATTACTATGGTACATCTCGCCAGAAAAGCATTTTGGCCTGCTAAAGTGCCATTCCCGCTATTGCATATAGATACAGGGCACAATTTCCCCGAAGCACTGGAATTTAGAGATAATTTGGCTAAAAAGTATAACGTGACCTTGGATGTGGGGCTAGTTCAAGATTCAATTGATAGAGGAACCGCTCAGGAAGAACGCGGAGTTAACCCAAGTAGAAATTCACTTCAGTCAATAACTCTTCTCGAAAAATTAGAAGAAGGTGCTTATGACGCTGCTTTTGGTGGTGGCAGAAGAGATGAGGAGAAAGCGCGAGCTAAGGAACGATTCTTTTCACATAGAGATGATTTTGGCCAGTGGGATCCAAAAAATCAAAGACCAGAGCTCTGGAACCTTTATAACGGTAAAAAAGCAGTTGGTGAATCATTCAGGATTTTCCCAATCAGTAACTGGACTGAAATGGATGTTTGGCAATATATCAAAAAGGAAAAAATAGAACTGCCAAGCATTTATTTCTCTCACAAAAGAAATGTAGTGAATAGAGGTGGCGTATGGATTGCTGAATCTCCTTACAATACATTATTAGAAGGCGAGAAATATGAAGAGCGGGTTATACGCTACCGTACATTAGGTTGCATGACCATCACTGGGGCTGTAGAATCAGAGGCAAGCACATTAGATGCTATTATTGAAGAGGTAGCTGCAGCAAGGCAAACAGAGAGAGGAAACAGGGCCGATGACAAGAGGTCCGAGGCAGCAATGGAAGACAGAAAGAAACAAGGTTATTTTTAG